The Cyprinus carpio isolate SPL01 chromosome A5, ASM1834038v1, whole genome shotgun sequence genome has a segment encoding these proteins:
- the LOC109103719 gene encoding E3 ubiquitin-protein ligase RNF183-like, which produces MEFDPNHLSDPYKPVDDNVEPPDLECAICFCQFNNVFNTPKVLHCKHTFCLECLARMNVTSTKPDTIQCPLCRAYTPLPNLGLPKLANDSTVLSYLPAAMQHVYSIRFNRNKGKLQVKRVPSSAPALTQTISQTLDVGNPAGSEGHQSRDGGSDRSLLITVLRTPLCKAFLMSLVAIMTVVFTITIIFINKK; this is translated from the coding sequence ATGGAGTTTGACCCGAACCACCTCAGTGACCCCTACAAACCTGTGGACGACAACGTCGAGCCCCCCGATCTGGAGTGCGCCATCTGTTTCTGCCAGTTTAACAATGTCTTCAACACCCCAAAGGTACTCCACTGCAAGCACACCTTCTGCCTGGAGTGTCTTGCGAGGATGAACGTGACGTCCACCAAACCCGACACCATCCAGTGCCCTCTGTGCCGCGCGTACACCCCGTTACCCAACTTGGGTCTTCCCAAGCTAGCAAATGACTCCACGGTGCTGTCTTACCTTCCAGCTGCCATGCAGCATGTCTACAGTATCCGCTTTAACCGCAACAAAGGCAAACTGCAGGTGAAAAGAGTGCCCAGCTCTGCCCCGGCCCTGACGCAGACCATCAGCCAGACTCTGGACGTCGGGAACCCAGCGGGCTCGGAGGGTCACCAGAGCAGAGACGGGGGTAGTGACAGGTCTTTATTGATCACCGTACTGCGAACGCCCCTGTGCAAAGCTTTCCTCATGAGCCTGGTCGCCATAATGACCGTCGTTTTCACCATTACTATCATCTTTATCAACAAGAAATAA